The DNA segment GGCTTTTGTGGCTTGCAATGCAAATTTGGCGGAAGTTTACAGAATTATGAAAAAATATGAAAAAGTTGAGGAGAAATATTTTAAGGCGATAAAGACTTATAAAAAAAATAATTTTAGGGATGGATATATATTTGCGGGGATATGTAATAATCTAGGGCTTTTTTTTGAAGAAACGGGGAGATACAGGGATTCGGTAAAGTGGCAGAAAAAGAGTCTGGAAATATTGGAAAATTTGGAAAATAGTGAGGTACAAGGAGCAATTATCCGAAGCAATATGGTAAATTCATATTTAAAAATTGACGAAAAAAAATTGGCAGAAAATTCTGTGAATATAGCTCTTACGACGTTACAAAGTGAGGTGGGTGAAAATAGTAATTTGTATTTTAATATTTTACATAATTTGGCAAATGTCTATTTTGAAAATAAAAGTTATAAAAAAGCAGCTGTATTGCTGGAAAGATGTGAAAAACTGTGTGAAACTGTTTTTGGAATTGAAAGTGAAATTTATCAAAGTATTTTGGAAAAAATTTTAATTGCAAAACAGAGAATTGCTAAAAATAGAATGGAGCAGTATGTCTGGAAAAATCAGGTTGTAAAAAAATTGAAAAATTAAAAAAATATATAAATTTTTATTTAATATGTACTCAAATTTCTTTCAAAATTTAACTTATAAAAAACTAGGATTTGAGTAGAATAGTTATAATTTTTGAATTTTATATACAATTTGATTTGAGAGGTAAGGTTACAAGTAAAAATAAAAAGGAAGTCGGATTTATGGATAAATTGGAGGATTTTTTGAAATATTCTGTGTTATTTTCTTATTATGGTGAACTTTTTCCAAAAAAGAAAAGGCAGTATCTGGAACTTTATCTGGAAGAAAATAGTTCTCTTTCAGAAATTGCGGAACAATGTGGAGTTACAAGACAGGCAGTTTTTGACAATATAAAAAAAGGTGTTCAGAAACTGGATGAGTATGAGAGTAAACTTGGAATATTTGAAAAAGAAAAGGAATTGAAGGGGAAACTTGAATATTTGAGAAAAAATTTCACTATGGAGAATCTGGAAAAAATAATAGAGGATTTTGATTATACAGAATAGTTTTATGATTCAAAAAAGTAAAAATAAAAAATAAGTTGCTATTGACAAATAAAAAAGTTGGGGTATAATGGTTATGTAAAGAATATGTGAAGTTATAAAATTGAGTTATTACTATTTGGATTAGACAAAACTGAAATGGCGGGAAATGCTTCTAAATAAATGTTTTCCCCCTTTGGTTTTGCCTTTTTTATTTAATAAGAAGGTGAAGGATGATTATTAGTAAATTGGAGAAAAAGGAGAATTTTACGAATAATGAGAGGGAAATAGCGGATTATGTTTTGAGGCATTTGGAGGAGATTCATTTGTTGTCGGCGGAGAGTTTGGCGAAAAAGGCGTTTGTAAGCAAGGCTACGGTTGTGAGATTTTGTAAGAAACTCGGAGTTGAGGGGTATAGGGATTTTCAGAGGAGTCTGGATAAGGAAGTTGGAGAAATGATAAAA comes from the Leptotrichia trevisanii DSM 22070 genome and includes:
- a CDS encoding tetratricopeptide repeat protein, translating into MTEREKEVKEKRIQELLVKREEYVNNGEIEKEIRVLRELKVLFRRLYGGESDESVKVLTELGNALKYVGKFEESIRLLTKAEKIVLKNYGENTMAFVACNANLAEVYRIMKKYEKVEEKYFKAIKTYKKNNFRDGYIFAGICNNLGLFFEETGRYRDSVKWQKKSLEILENLENSEVQGAIIRSNMVNSYLKIDEKKLAENSVNIALTTLQSEVGENSNLYFNILHNLANVYFENKSYKKAAVLLERCEKLCETVFGIESEIYQSILEKILIAKQRIAKNRMEQYVWKNQVVKKLKN
- the ylxM gene encoding YlxM family DNA-binding protein, encoding MDKLEDFLKYSVLFSYYGELFPKKKRQYLELYLEENSSLSEIAEQCGVTRQAVFDNIKKGVQKLDEYESKLGIFEKEKELKGKLEYLRKNFTMENLEKIIEDFDYTE